The following are encoded together in the Cytobacillus luteolus genome:
- a CDS encoding ABC transporter permease subunit: protein MKDIVIGVIKQFVLWMLAACFLLLIILIPRDYSLVADTTGQLEDAVYHYNFNDHITNVKDFFIALEENGGLGLYKTGDTIETHVMEMTLRSLKLIIPAILIGFFFGIIKGVFDFLVKGKRVGVGSGTTWMMLSIPDLFFMIFLQLLLMFLYQIGVFPHVDLYGHEKIDNQIVGIIFLAIYPLFFIANITYTSLVEEEKMDYINTARSKGVSYFKIVNLHMLKNALQKIVVNSNTLTLYVLSNLFIVEYLSNYRGAAFHFLRADINAKFGFVIMFTLIIFFANTFFKIIHSLISPKGTGTGI, encoded by the coding sequence ATGAAAGACATCGTTATCGGGGTGATAAAACAGTTTGTGTTATGGATGTTAGCTGCATGCTTTTTATTACTTATTATCTTAATTCCAAGAGACTATAGCCTTGTTGCAGATACAACTGGGCAACTTGAAGATGCAGTTTATCATTATAATTTTAATGACCATATCACAAATGTAAAAGACTTCTTCATCGCCTTGGAGGAAAACGGAGGATTAGGTCTTTATAAGACTGGAGATACCATAGAAACACATGTTATGGAAATGACACTTAGAAGCTTAAAGTTAATTATTCCGGCAATATTAATAGGCTTCTTTTTCGGAATTATTAAAGGGGTATTTGATTTTTTAGTGAAGGGAAAAAGAGTCGGAGTTGGGAGTGGTACAACTTGGATGATGTTATCGATTCCTGATTTATTTTTTATGATTTTCCTACAATTATTACTAATGTTTCTATATCAAATCGGAGTGTTTCCACACGTTGACTTATATGGACATGAAAAGATAGATAATCAAATTGTGGGTATCATCTTTCTAGCAATCTACCCTTTGTTTTTTATTGCAAATATTACGTATACAAGTTTAGTAGAAGAAGAGAAAATGGATTACATTAATACAGCACGTTCTAAAGGAGTAAGTTATTTCAAAATCGTTAATTTACATATGTTAAAAAATGCACTCCAAAAAATAGTAGTGAACAGTAACACATTAACACTTTATGTTTTATCCAATTTATTTATTGTAGAATATCTGTCAAACTATCGTGGTGCTGCCTTCCATTTTCTAAGAGCAGATATCAATGCGAAATTCGGGTTTGTAATCATGTTTACTCTCATTATTTTCTTTGCTAATACCTTCTTCAAAATTATTCATTCACTGATTTCACCGAAAGGAACAGGAACAGGAATATGA
- a CDS encoding ABC transporter permease subunit, with the protein MRKFTFLAGVTILALIILIAFIGPYTPFIDSELTEKKFEFLEDNTIIVPPYPPSKEYLLGSDSRGVDLLSRLVMGARETMIIIFSIVIIRMLLGVILGFGAAYSRLIKALLVIWNQLFSYIPPIFLIAMIIGIPFFLVSPNRPFWFIVILAILEVGRVGETVHKLVVSITQTNYYEAGIVVGNSPIGLSKKYLLPNLSPQLVTIIVNELGRVLFLIAQLGVIGIFINVVFEPGEFGGFNIVNGSESWPNLLDNIQRDIYSHQIVPFSGILVISLTVLSFYIVGNGIIRKLSKR; encoded by the coding sequence ATGAGAAAGTTTACATTTTTAGCAGGGGTAACCATACTAGCCCTGATTATACTAATTGCATTTATAGGTCCTTATACACCATTTATTGACAGTGAATTAACGGAAAAGAAGTTTGAGTTTTTAGAAGATAATACGATTATTGTACCCCCATATCCACCCTCAAAAGAGTACCTTCTAGGAAGCGACAGCCGTGGGGTTGATTTGTTAAGTAGGTTAGTAATGGGTGCAAGAGAAACAATGATTATCATTTTTAGTATTGTGATTATCAGAATGCTCTTAGGGGTTATTTTAGGTTTTGGCGCAGCGTACAGTCGATTGATAAAGGCACTTTTAGTCATTTGGAATCAACTCTTTTCCTATATCCCACCGATTTTTCTAATTGCAATGATCATTGGAATTCCGTTTTTCCTTGTTTCACCAAATCGACCTTTTTGGTTCATTGTTATACTAGCAATACTTGAGGTAGGAAGAGTAGGAGAGACAGTCCATAAACTAGTAGTAAGTATTACACAAACAAATTATTATGAAGCGGGAATAGTGGTAGGTAACAGTCCTATAGGGTTGTCTAAGAAATACCTACTACCAAATTTAAGTCCACAACTGGTGACGATAATTGTTAATGAACTAGGGCGAGTGCTGTTTTTGATTGCACAGTTAGGGGTTATTGGAATCTTTATCAATGTTGTATTTGAGCCAGGAGAATTCGGCGGTTTCAACATTGTGAATGGTTCTGAATCTTGGCCAAACCTTTTAGATAATATCCAAAGGGATATTTATTCCCATCAAATTGTTCCATTTAGTGGGATCCTTGTAATCTCATTAACTGTTCTTTCATTCTATATAGTTGGTAATGGGATCATTAGAAAGTTAAGTAAACGATAA
- a CDS encoding rhodanese-like domain-containing protein, which translates to MDFSTIINIVLLGLLIGIAVYRFKPVKGLRNLNEQEMKDKIESTKSLSIIDVREPYEYNVKHIPGAINVPLSKLKWRKVDVPTDKEIVVYCQTGIRSKQAARLIMKRHKMNEISQLSGGFFSWKGETSHNRKAVK; encoded by the coding sequence GTGGATTTTTCTACAATAATAAACATTGTTCTACTTGGATTATTAATTGGAATTGCTGTATATCGTTTTAAGCCTGTCAAAGGATTACGTAATTTAAATGAACAAGAAATGAAGGATAAAATAGAATCTACAAAATCCCTTTCTATTATTGATGTTCGAGAGCCGTATGAATACAATGTAAAACACATCCCAGGTGCAATAAATGTCCCTTTATCTAAGCTTAAATGGCGTAAAGTGGATGTTCCTACTGACAAGGAGATTGTCGTATACTGCCAAACAGGAATTAGAAGTAAACAAGCAGCTCGCTTAATTATGAAAAGACATAAAATGAATGAGATATCTCAACTTTCAGGTGGTTTTTTCTCGTGGAAGGGTGAAACAAGTCACAATAGAAAAGCGGTTAAATAA
- a CDS encoding hemolysin family protein, with amino-acid sequence MEIFSLGMVAILIALTAFFVASEFAIVRIRATRIDQLVAGGSRNALAVRNVISNLDEYLSACQLGITVTALGLGWLGEPTVHKLLLPLFNELNISTSISSILSIAIAFGFITFLHVVIGELAPKTIAVQKAEEISLLFAKPLMFFYKIMYPFIWLLNGSARFLTGMFGFKSASKHELAHSEEELLFILSESYKNGEINQSEYKYVNKIFEFDDRVAKEIMVPRTEIVAIDKNRSIQENIAVMTNEKYTRYPVVDGDKDHIIGMINMKEVLTDFFTSKGSSTKTVETYLRPIIQVIESTPIHDLLVRMQKERVHMAILIDQYGGTAGLVTVEDIIEEIVGEIRDEFDSDEVPMIRKLNDHTTIVDGKVLIGDINNLFGLEIDDTDVDTISGWILTHQIDIKQGDSIQLANYEFKILTMDGHHIKAIEIKKIGYSQNFAMRATAD; translated from the coding sequence TTGGAGATATTTAGTTTAGGCATGGTTGCAATATTAATTGCGTTAACTGCCTTTTTTGTGGCATCTGAATTTGCGATTGTAAGGATTAGAGCTACAAGAATTGATCAACTGGTTGCAGGAGGAAGTAGAAATGCACTGGCTGTGAGGAATGTCATTTCAAACCTAGATGAATATTTATCTGCCTGCCAGCTTGGCATTACCGTAACTGCGCTTGGGCTAGGCTGGTTAGGTGAGCCGACAGTACACAAACTACTACTGCCACTTTTCAATGAATTAAATATATCTACTTCAATATCAAGCATTTTATCAATTGCCATCGCATTTGGGTTTATTACTTTTTTACACGTAGTCATTGGTGAATTGGCTCCTAAGACAATTGCCGTTCAGAAGGCCGAAGAAATTAGCCTGTTATTTGCGAAACCTTTAATGTTTTTCTATAAAATAATGTACCCTTTTATTTGGTTATTAAATGGTTCAGCGCGATTCTTAACAGGGATGTTTGGCTTTAAATCGGCATCTAAACACGAACTAGCTCACTCTGAGGAAGAGTTACTGTTTATTTTGTCAGAGAGTTACAAAAACGGTGAAATAAATCAGTCTGAATATAAATATGTAAACAAGATATTCGAGTTCGATGATCGCGTGGCAAAAGAAATCATGGTACCAAGGACAGAAATTGTAGCAATCGATAAAAATAGAAGCATACAAGAGAACATTGCGGTCATGACGAATGAAAAATATACACGTTATCCAGTTGTAGATGGAGATAAAGATCATATTATAGGTATGATTAATATGAAAGAAGTTTTAACGGATTTCTTTACTAGTAAAGGAAGCAGTACGAAGACAGTTGAAACCTATTTAAGGCCAATTATTCAAGTCATTGAATCAACGCCTATTCATGATTTATTGGTGAGGATGCAAAAGGAACGTGTTCACATGGCTATACTGATTGATCAGTATGGAGGTACTGCTGGCCTTGTGACTGTTGAGGATATCATTGAAGAAATTGTCGGTGAAATAAGGGATGAATTTGACTCAGACGAAGTACCAATGATTCGTAAATTAAATGACCATACAACCATTGTTGATGGTAAAGTGTTAATCGGTGATATAAATAACCTCTTTGGTCTAGAAATTGATGATACAGATGTGGATACAATTAGCGGATGGATTCTAACGCATCAAATTGATATAAAACAAGGAGACTCAATTCAACTCGCTAACTATGAATTTAAGATTTTAACAATGGATGGCCATCACATTAAAGCAATTGAAATTAAAAAAATTGGCTACTCCCAAAACTTTGCCATGAGAGCAACAGCAGACTAA
- a CDS encoding D-alanine--D-alanine ligase, with translation MKVKLGLLYGGKSAEHKVSLQTALAVNKAIDHEKYDIHPIYISEQGEWVRGNQLTGPVQEVQKLELKDGGNTISPVALNNEIFPAHGDKSDQTIDVIFPLLHGPNGEDGTVQGLLELMNIPYVGNGVLASAAGMDKVVMKNIFAQAGLDQVKYVSFIRSEWEADQTKTYEKIEEALGYPCFVKPANLGSSVGINKCTDRASLEKAFEEAFIFDRKVIVEEGIIAREVEIAVLGNDHPECSVAGEIVPKKEFYDYKAKYEDGDTAMIIPAEVTEEEYEVMKDMAIRAFKALDCAGLVRADFFLTKEGRVVINEVNTMPGFTPFSMFPLLWQHTGVSYPELIEKLVNLAIERHNEKQKIKYTF, from the coding sequence ATGAAAGTGAAGTTAGGCTTACTTTATGGTGGGAAATCTGCAGAACATAAAGTTTCACTACAAACAGCTCTTGCTGTTAATAAAGCAATTGACCATGAAAAATATGATATTCATCCAATATATATTTCTGAACAAGGTGAATGGGTTCGAGGGAATCAGCTGACTGGACCTGTTCAAGAGGTTCAAAAACTTGAACTAAAGGACGGAGGCAACACCATTTCACCTGTAGCTTTAAATAATGAAATTTTTCCAGCGCATGGTGACAAGTCAGATCAAACGATCGATGTGATTTTTCCATTACTTCACGGGCCAAACGGCGAGGATGGCACCGTTCAAGGTCTTTTAGAATTAATGAACATTCCTTATGTCGGTAATGGGGTTCTAGCTTCTGCTGCTGGGATGGATAAAGTAGTAATGAAGAACATATTTGCTCAAGCGGGACTGGACCAAGTGAAGTATGTTTCATTTATTCGTAGCGAGTGGGAAGCCGACCAAACAAAAACATATGAAAAGATAGAAGAAGCATTAGGCTATCCTTGTTTTGTTAAACCTGCGAACTTAGGTTCAAGTGTTGGTATAAATAAATGTACGGATCGTGCAAGTTTAGAAAAGGCCTTCGAGGAAGCATTTATTTTTGACAGAAAAGTTATTGTAGAAGAAGGCATTATTGCACGTGAGGTTGAAATAGCCGTATTAGGAAATGACCATCCTGAATGCTCAGTAGCCGGCGAGATTGTACCAAAGAAAGAGTTTTATGATTATAAAGCAAAATATGAAGATGGGGATACTGCGATGATTATCCCTGCTGAGGTTACCGAAGAGGAATATGAAGTGATGAAAGACATGGCTATTAGAGCTTTTAAAGCATTAGACTGTGCTGGTTTGGTTAGAGCCGATTTCTTCCTAACCAAAGAAGGAAGAGTTGTTATAAATGAAGTAAACACAATGCCTGGATTTACGCCATTTAGTATGTTCCCTTTACTATGGCAGCACACGGGTGTATCTTATCCAGAATTGATTGAAAAGCTAGTGAATTTAGCAATTGAACGACATAATGAAAAACAGAAAATAAAATATACGTTCTAG
- a CDS encoding UDP-N-acetylmuramoyl-tripeptide--D-alanyl-D-alanine ligase produces the protein MIKRSMKQIAQMVSGECNHSTNEEMLSGVSINSRAIEAGNLFVPIIGEKFNGHEFVEGAIINGAKASLWQRNQENPPKNIPLIYVEDTLVALQDLAKTYRNELSLKVIGITGSNGKTTTKDIVASIMGTTYKVLKTEGNLNNHYGLPLTILRLEEDTEVAVLEMGMSGRGEIELLTKIAQPDAAIITNIGEAHLLDLGSRDGIADAKFEIIDGLKEGGTIIYDGDETLLNERVMGKSINTITFGSHSDCTYVPVSIKQENDVTYFTINKYPDTEIHMPILGKHNVFNALAGIAVAEYFNVSLENIQKGLKQLKVSNMRLEVIEGKNGSKIINDAYNASPTAMKAAIDLVQNLKGYSRKVVVLGDMLELGPNEEKYHYEIGELLKPNFVDYVVTFGELSKHIAEGARVSFEPDKVKAYTNKTNLIEDLKKIVSANDLILVKGSRGMRLEEVVMELKE, from the coding sequence ATGATTAAAAGAAGTATGAAGCAAATAGCACAAATGGTATCAGGAGAATGTAATCATTCTACAAATGAAGAGATGCTATCAGGAGTTTCAATTAACTCACGGGCGATTGAAGCGGGTAATTTATTTGTTCCGATTATTGGAGAAAAATTTAATGGACATGAATTTGTTGAGGGAGCAATTATAAATGGAGCCAAGGCATCACTATGGCAGCGAAATCAAGAAAACCCTCCGAAGAACATTCCATTAATTTATGTTGAAGATACATTAGTAGCCCTGCAGGATTTAGCCAAGACATATAGGAATGAGTTATCTCTAAAAGTAATCGGGATCACAGGAAGTAATGGGAAAACAACTACAAAAGATATTGTTGCATCCATTATGGGAACCACATATAAGGTATTAAAGACTGAAGGAAATCTTAATAATCATTACGGTCTTCCATTAACAATCCTTCGCCTAGAAGAGGACACAGAGGTTGCGGTTTTAGAAATGGGCATGAGTGGTAGAGGTGAAATAGAGCTTTTAACAAAAATAGCTCAGCCAGATGCAGCGATTATTACAAATATTGGTGAGGCTCACCTGCTAGATCTTGGTTCTAGAGATGGGATTGCAGATGCAAAATTTGAAATAATTGATGGCTTAAAAGAGGGAGGAACCATCATATATGATGGTGACGAAACCTTACTCAATGAACGTGTAATGGGCAAATCTATAAATACAATCACTTTTGGTAGTCACTCTGATTGTACGTATGTTCCAGTTTCAATTAAGCAAGAAAATGACGTTACTTATTTTACGATCAACAAGTATCCAGATACCGAAATTCATATGCCGATACTAGGCAAACATAATGTATTTAATGCCTTAGCAGGAATTGCAGTTGCGGAATACTTTAATGTCAGCTTGGAAAATATTCAAAAGGGCTTAAAGCAATTAAAAGTTTCAAATATGAGATTAGAAGTGATTGAGGGAAAAAACGGCTCGAAAATCATTAATGATGCATATAATGCTAGCCCTACTGCTATGAAGGCAGCGATAGATTTAGTCCAAAACTTAAAAGGCTATTCAAGGAAAGTTGTTGTGCTAGGTGATATGCTAGAACTAGGACCAAATGAAGAAAAATACCATTACGAAATCGGTGAATTGTTAAAACCTAATTTTGTTGATTATGTAGTAACATTTGGTGAGTTAAGCAAACACATTGCAGAAGGTGCAAGAGTCTCTTTCGAACCTGATAAAGTTAAGGCTTATACGAATAAAACAAATCTTATTGAAGATCTAAAGAAAATTGTTTCAGCTAATGATTTAATTCTTGTTAAGGGCTCAAGAGGAATGAGGCTGGAAGAGGTTGTCATGGAGTTGAAAGAGTAG
- a CDS encoding alpha/beta hydrolase — protein MKGCLLIHGFTGSPFEVEPLAKHLQETTDWEIRMPTLPGHGTELHLKGVTNQEWLNYAEDELQDLLAFCDEVYLIGFSMGGLIAGYLASKYPVKKLVLLSAAAYYINPRQLLFDIKDMIKDGLRGNLKENVLYLRYKKKITDTPFRATLEFRTLVNKIRPKLRDIDVPTLIIQGECDGIVPVKSAQFLYDTISSKVKKICLLPQSKHHVCHGEDIWTLFSEVDAFLLND, from the coding sequence ATGAAAGGATGTTTACTTATACATGGGTTTACGGGCTCTCCTTTTGAGGTGGAACCTTTAGCAAAACACCTTCAGGAGACAACCGACTGGGAAATTAGAATGCCAACTTTACCGGGGCATGGTACAGAATTACACCTAAAAGGCGTAACAAACCAGGAGTGGTTGAATTATGCTGAAGATGAACTGCAAGACTTATTGGCTTTTTGTGATGAGGTTTATTTAATTGGCTTTTCTATGGGTGGATTAATAGCGGGTTACCTTGCCTCAAAATACCCGGTAAAAAAACTCGTTCTACTGAGTGCTGCAGCATACTATATAAATCCAAGGCAGTTACTGTTTGATATAAAAGATATGATTAAAGACGGACTTAGAGGAAATTTAAAGGAAAATGTGTTGTATTTACGATATAAGAAAAAAATAACCGATACCCCATTTAGGGCAACGCTTGAATTTCGTACATTGGTTAATAAAATTCGACCTAAATTACGGGATATAGATGTTCCCACTCTTATTATTCAAGGAGAATGTGATGGTATTGTTCCGGTAAAGAGCGCACAATTCTTGTATGATACGATCAGTTCGAAGGTAAAAAAAATATGCCTTTTGCCACAATCCAAACATCACGTATGTCATGGGGAGGATATTTGGACGTTGTTTTCAGAAGTAGATGCATTTTTGTTAAATGACTAG
- a CDS encoding DEAD/DEAH box helicase — protein sequence MGFEEATPIQAQTIPLALQKRDVIGQAQTGTGKTAAFGIPLIEKIDVKNQAIQGIVIAPTRELAIQVSEELNKIGHFNRASILPIYGGQDINRQIRALKKFPQIIVGTPGRLIDHINRKTIRLQNVHTVVLDEADEMLNMGFIEDIESILSTVPEERQTLLFSATMPGPIQRIAERFMKNPEIVKVKSKEVTVPNIEQYYVETQEKKKFDVLTRLLDIHSPELAIIFGRTKRRVDELSEALTLRGYAAEGIHGDLSQAKRISVLRKFKEGSIEILVATDVAARGLDISGVTHVYNFDIPQDPESYVHRVGRTGRAGKHGIAITFVTPREVGQLKHVERTTKRNMERLVPPTLDEALEGQQKVTIEKLLATIENENISYYKRAAEELLEEHESVSVVAAAIKMMTKEPDKTPIQLTEERPVVSKRDKGRSGGGDRNRSGGYRGGGDRNRSGGGGGRSHGGGTGGGGSRGSRPPAGKRRAPRKQESRP from the coding sequence ATGGGATTTGAGGAAGCTACACCAATTCAAGCTCAAACCATTCCATTAGCATTACAGAAAAGAGATGTTATTGGGCAGGCACAAACTGGTACAGGTAAAACTGCTGCTTTTGGTATTCCATTAATTGAAAAAATTGATGTGAAAAATCAAGCGATCCAAGGTATCGTAATTGCACCAACTCGTGAACTTGCGATTCAGGTTTCAGAAGAGCTTAATAAAATTGGACACTTTAATCGTGCAAGTATCTTACCGATTTATGGTGGACAAGATATCAATCGTCAAATTAGAGCACTAAAGAAGTTCCCTCAAATTATTGTTGGAACTCCTGGAAGACTAATTGACCATATTAACCGTAAGACAATCCGTCTGCAAAATGTACATACTGTTGTACTTGATGAAGCGGATGAAATGTTAAATATGGGCTTTATTGAGGATATTGAATCAATTTTATCAACTGTTCCTGAAGAGCGTCAGACTTTACTTTTCTCAGCAACAATGCCAGGACCTATCCAACGCATTGCTGAACGATTCATGAAAAATCCAGAAATCGTTAAAGTTAAATCAAAAGAAGTTACAGTACCAAATATTGAGCAATATTATGTTGAAACACAAGAAAAGAAGAAGTTTGATGTATTAACTAGACTTCTTGATATTCATTCACCAGAACTTGCTATCATTTTTGGTAGAACAAAACGTCGTGTAGATGAATTATCTGAGGCGTTGACATTACGTGGTTACGCGGCTGAAGGTATTCATGGTGACTTAAGCCAAGCAAAGCGTATTTCTGTACTTCGTAAATTTAAAGAAGGTTCAATTGAAATCCTTGTCGCAACAGACGTTGCGGCTCGTGGTCTAGATATTTCCGGAGTAACACATGTATATAATTTCGATATTCCACAAGATCCAGAGAGCTATGTTCACCGTGTTGGACGTACTGGTCGTGCTGGTAAGCACGGAATTGCAATTACATTTGTAACTCCACGTGAAGTGGGTCAATTGAAACACGTTGAAAGAACAACGAAACGTAATATGGAGCGTTTAGTTCCACCTACTCTTGATGAAGCATTAGAAGGTCAACAAAAAGTAACAATCGAGAAACTATTAGCAACGATTGAAAATGAAAATATTTCATATTACAAACGTGCTGCAGAAGAGCTTCTTGAAGAACATGAATCAGTATCGGTTGTTGCGGCAGCAATTAAAATGATGACAAAAGAACCTGACAAAACACCAATCCAGCTTACTGAAGAGCGTCCTGTCGTTTCAAAACGCGATAAAGGTCGTAGTGGTGGCGGAGATCGTAACCGCAGTGGTGGTTATAGAGGTGGTGGAGACCGTAACCGCAGTGGCGGTGGTGGTGGCAGAAGTCACGGTGGAGGCACCGGCGGTGGCGGTAGTAGAGGAAGTCGTCCACCAGCAGGCAAACGTCGAGCTCCACGCAAACAAGAAAGCAGACCATAA
- the mscL gene encoding large conductance mechanosensitive channel protein MscL: MQVVKEFREFAMKGSVIDMGIGVIIGTAFGKIVNSLVTDIIMPPIGLLLGKVDFSNLYINLTNTPYRSLAEAKEMGAATINYGMFLNSILHFGIVAFATFLTIRQINKIRRTPGASITSQQCRYCFSTIHTDATRCPNCTSMLVENKQKSYSSPKITFKAS; this comes from the coding sequence ATGCAAGTTGTAAAAGAGTTCAGGGAGTTTGCAATGAAGGGAAGCGTCATTGATATGGGGATCGGTGTTATTATCGGAACGGCATTTGGTAAAATTGTCAATTCTCTTGTAACAGACATTATCATGCCACCAATCGGTCTTCTATTAGGAAAAGTCGATTTTTCAAACCTTTATATCAACTTAACGAATACTCCTTACCGTTCTTTGGCTGAGGCTAAAGAAATGGGTGCAGCAACAATTAATTATGGAATGTTTCTAAACTCAATTCTACACTTTGGAATTGTAGCATTTGCGACATTTCTAACTATTCGGCAGATTAACAAAATTAGACGAACTCCAGGAGCTTCGATTACATCACAACAGTGTCGGTACTGCTTTTCTACGATACATACAGATGCAACGCGTTGCCCAAATTGTACTTCTATGCTCGTTGAAAATAAGCAGAAGAGCTATTCAAGCCCTAAAATTACGTTTAAAGCTAGTTAA
- the uvsE gene encoding UV DNA damage repair endonuclease UvsE: MTIVRLGYVAMSMHLQNASPSQTMTFAQFQKLTNREAAVEKLERIARSNIDNCLRLLKHNVAHDIQFFRFSSRIVPLANHEEIKEWNYLRSLQEPLLQLGEYIKEKQIRIGFHPDHFVVLTTSKSDVLNQSIKTLSMHEGLLRGMKIDGTHRCVIHVGGAYKDKEKALEQFIHNWGFVPQKIQDMIILENDDTTFSLYDTLYLCEKLSIPLVFDYHHHLANHERSEWEEDWLRVIETWSQSPLPLKVHISSPRSEKEFRAHADYIDSRMFMEFLAKVKGSVPQIDCMIEAKQKDDALFKLMEDLKVQPNIEIIDGASFKIL; this comes from the coding sequence ATGACCATAGTACGACTTGGATATGTTGCAATGAGTATGCATCTTCAAAATGCTTCACCTTCGCAGACGATGACATTTGCACAGTTTCAAAAGCTTACTAATCGAGAGGCTGCTGTTGAGAAGCTCGAAAGAATTGCTCGTTCAAATATAGATAATTGTCTAAGACTGCTGAAACACAATGTAGCTCATGATATCCAGTTTTTCCGTTTTAGTTCAAGGATTGTTCCTTTGGCAAATCATGAGGAAATCAAAGAATGGAATTATTTACGCTCTCTCCAAGAGCCCCTATTACAACTTGGAGAGTATATTAAGGAAAAACAAATAAGGATTGGTTTTCATCCTGACCACTTTGTGGTGCTTACAACGAGTAAGTCAGATGTATTGAATCAGTCTATAAAAACGTTGAGCATGCATGAAGGATTACTAAGAGGAATGAAGATTGATGGTACCCATAGGTGTGTCATTCATGTAGGTGGTGCATATAAAGACAAGGAAAAGGCTCTTGAACAGTTTATTCATAACTGGGGATTTGTCCCACAGAAGATTCAGGACATGATTATCTTAGAAAATGATGATACAACTTTTTCCCTATATGATACTCTCTATCTTTGTGAAAAACTTTCAATTCCACTGGTGTTTGACTACCATCACCATCTTGCAAATCATGAAAGAAGTGAGTGGGAAGAAGACTGGCTTAGAGTAATAGAAACATGGAGTCAATCTCCTCTACCACTGAAAGTTCATATTTCAAGTCCGAGAAGTGAGAAAGAATTCCGAGCACATGCGGATTATATTGATAGTAGGATGTTTATGGAGTTCCTAGCAAAGGTTAAAGGTAGCGTTCCTCAAATTGATTGTATGATTGAGGCAAAACAAAAGGATGATGCACTATTTAAGTTAATGGAGGATCTAAAAGTACAACCAAATATAGAAATAATTGATGGGGCTAGCTTTAAAATTCTATAA
- a CDS encoding PH domain-containing protein, whose amino-acid sequence MRAAPQKRINEKALRVWRISAAISSIFGWLIFAGVLTLTLIFEWPIWIVWTLLALIVIESVVSIIIVPKIRWKRWRYEVLEHEVDLQYGLFTINRRLIPMVRVQHVDTQQGPILRKFKLATVTISTAAGTHEIPALDEVEADELRDFISKLARVVDEDDVI is encoded by the coding sequence ATGAGGGCTGCTCCTCAAAAAAGAATTAATGAAAAAGCATTAAGGGTATGGAGAATTTCAGCAGCTATCTCCTCCATTTTCGGATGGCTTATCTTTGCCGGGGTTTTAACTTTAACACTTATCTTTGAATGGCCTATTTGGATAGTATGGACTCTTTTAGCATTAATAGTAATAGAATCTGTTGTATCAATAATAATTGTTCCTAAGATAAGGTGGAAACGTTGGCGATATGAAGTACTCGAGCATGAAGTCGACCTTCAATATGGGTTGTTTACTATCAATAGAAGGTTAATCCCAATGGTTCGTGTTCAACATGTTGATACTCAGCAAGGTCCGATACTAAGAAAATTTAAATTAGCTACCGTTACCATCTCAACAGCCGCAGGAACACATGAAATTCCCGCTCTTGACGAAGTGGAAGCCGATGAGCTAAGGGACTTTATTTCAAAATTAGCGAGAGTGGTGGATGAAGATGATGTTATCTGA